One genomic region from Anopheles bellator chromosome 2, idAnoBellAS_SP24_06.2, whole genome shotgun sequence encodes:
- the LOC131208530 gene encoding protein CLEC16A homolog isoform X1, whose protein sequence is MFRSRSWFGGGWNRPKNRLSLDHLKYLYSVLERNTTVSESNRGLLVESLRSIAEILIWGDQNDSSVFDFFLEKNMLSYFLHIMRQKSGGSSFVCVQLLQTLNILFENIRNETSLYYLLSNNLVNSIIVHKFDFSDEDVMGYYILFLKTLSLKLNTHTIHFFYNEHTNDFPLYTEAIKFFNHPESMVRIAVRTITLNVYRVQNPNMLQFIRDKTAAPYFSNLVWFIGKHILELDACVRNDIDHQSQHRLANLVAEHLDHLHYLNDILCLDIADLNAVLTEHLLHKLFVPLYIFSLTPSPPISMAVVTRNLAAVLNKVVDIDIKEMNNPRVASVVALFLLSLVFLVITHRPLINALTWVILNADHTVFKEGAAQVLNAYIDNREVVALGFGQPVESLEEALESTVATGSSYGAEHAGDETNPKSPKSSSSSSGNSGNSSNSSSSANNEPPVSNSPSPPTLSEEIEKVNITDEEKEKLLLNAYRTPETNRPFLDMVLSSLECVENDYHALLALCLLYALANNKGVNSEWLEIVLNRSSPVNRTQYNVILIEKLLQIVNISSQPSCRIRLVTTELGLKLLAQIIGAGEDSSAVPEEYRLALNQARNQAMNVLKNFYKSEDIFLDLFEDEYNEMLKSTLNVEFLCNDSAILLPPTGTPLTGISFTRRLPCGEVEKARRAIRVFFLLRRMCQTITDERETLLPLTNSAQCVQLDNALDLNNSDLIACTVVMRDGTKYRRFLVMDILQLILVEPDSKRLGWGVAKFVGFLQDVEVNGDKEDSRSLHLTIHRGGATNNRTPILSAKFLFDDHIRCMAAKQRLTKGRSKARQKKMFQIAQLLEIPGQLSESAFPSLTGGATAGPGLRHGGSGRRQTGEHRPLFSTSNRVPGVAAALRRDSMPSGSVVSRVQISASRSTEGEPTGARRKLVVSGAARRESSQPIGVSSSAMKSRECSRNRSGTPRSRESSPRIPRPRSEEIPLEDFRRSQNSSPVSRGSSNNASRAHTPSRLTMEPLSVATVSGSGGGGLGITNANGSGNILTVTLKDQQIPISFPVASAAAGVSGATAPATGSTALPTSTAVPPEELSPTSEETSFIANEERQKKRGVVETV, encoded by the exons ATGTTTCGCAGCCGTAGTtggttcggtggtggttggaACCGTCCCAAGAACCGTCTGTCGCTCGATCACCTAAAATATCTGTACAGCGTGCTGGAACGTAATACGACCGTCTCGGAGAGCAATCGTGGTCTGCTGGTGGAATCGTTGCGTTCGATTGCGGAAATTCTCATCTGGGGCGATCAGAATGATTCGTCCGTGTTCGA CTTCTTCCTGGAGAAGAACATGCTCTCGTACTTCCTGCATATCATGCGCCAGAAAAGCGGAGGTTCCAGCTTCGTTTGCGTACAGCTCCTGCAAACGCTAAACATTCTGTTCGAAAACATACGAAACGAAACCTCTCTCT ATTATTTGCTCAGCAATAATTTGGTCAACTCGATCATCGTCCACAAGTTTGACTTCTCCGACGAGGACGTGATGGGTTACTATATTCTGTTCCTGAAAACACTCAGCCTCAAGCTGAACACGCACACGATACACTTCTTCTACAACGAGCACACGAACGATTTTCCGCTTTACACGGAAGCGATCAAATTCTTCAACCACCCCGAGTCGATGGTTCGTATCGCGGTGCGTACGATCACACTGAACGTCTATCGGGTGCAGAATCCGAACATGCTGCAGTTCATACGGGACAAAACGGCCGCCCCGTACTTCAGCAATCTCGTTTGGTTCATTGGCAAGCACATCCTCGAGCTCGATGCGTGCGTACGAAATGACATTGA CCACCAATCGCAGCACCGACTGGCGAATCTCGTGGCGGAACACTTGGATCATCTTCACTACCTGAACGACATTCTCTGTCTCGATATTGCCGACCTGAATGCGGTGCTGACCGAGCATCTCCTGCACAAGCTGTTCGTGCCGTTGTACATATTCTCGCTcacaccatcgccaccgattTCGATGGCCGTCGTGACGCGTAATTTGGCGGCCGTCCTCAACAAGGTAGTCGATATTGACATCAAGGAGATGAACAATCCGCGTGTTGCCAGCGTCGTGGCACTGTTTCTGCTGTCCCTCGTCTTTCTGGTGATCACGCACCGCCCGCTGATCAATGCGCTCACGTGGGTCATCTTGAATGCCGATCACACCGTGTTCAAAGAAGGGGCCGCACAGGTGTTGAACGCTTACATCGATAACCGGGAGGTAGTGGCGCTCGGGTTCGGTCAACCGGTTGAAAGTTTGGAGGAAGCGCTAGAAAGTACAGTGGCGACGGGTTCAAGTTACGGAGCTGAACATGCGGGCGACGAAACGAATCCGAAAAGCCCAaaaagtagcagcagcagtagcggcaACAGTGgtaacagcagcaacagcagctcatCAGCCAACAATGAACCTCCTGTTTCGA ATTCCCCTAGTCCACCGACACTTTCCGAGGAGATCGAGAAGGTCAACATAACCGATGAGGAGAAGGAAAAGTTGCTGCTCAATGCGTACCGCACACCGGAGACGAATCGTCCCTTCCTCGACATGGTTCTATCGTCATTGGAGTGCGTCGAAAATGACTATCACGCACTGCTGGCGCTGTGTTTGCTGTACGCGTTGGCCAACAATAAAG GTGTGAATTCCGAATGGCTGGAGATCGTGTTAAACCGTTCGTCGCCCGTTAACCGCACGCAGTACAATGTGATACTGATCGAGAAGTTGTTGCAGATCGTCAATATTTCCAGTCAACCAT CGTGTCGGATACGTTTGGTAACAACGGAACTAGGGCTGAAGCTTCTCGCGCAGATTATCGGGGCTGGCGAAGATTCGAGTGCTGTCCCGGAGGAATACCGACTGGCACTGAATCAGGCGCGCAATCAAGCGATGAATGTGTTGAAAAACTTCTACAAATCCGAAGACATATTTCTGGACCTATTCGAGGATGA GTACAACGAGATGCTAAAATCGACGTTGAATGTGGAATTTCTTTGCAACGATTCCGCCATCCTGCTACCACCAACCGGAACACCCCTGACGGGGATCAGTTTCACGCGCCGGCTACCGTGTGGTGAGGTGGAAAAGGCTCGCCGTGCCATTCGTGTGTTCTTTCTGCTGCGACGCATGTGTCAGACGATTACCGACGAGCGGGAAACACTTCTTCCTCTAACCAATTCGGCTCAGTGTGTTCAGTTAGATAATGCACTCGATCTGA ATAATAGCGATCTGATCGCTTGCACCGTGGTGATGCGTGACGGAACCAAGTACCGTCGGTTTCTGGTGATGGATATTCTGCAGCTGATACTGGTCGAGCCGGACAGTAAACGGTTAGGTTGGGGTGTGGCCAAGTTCGTTGGCTTCTTGCAGGACGTTGAGGTGAACGGCGACAAGGAGGATTCGCGAAGTCTGCATTTGACCATCCACCGGGGAGGGGCCACCAATAACCGGACACCCATTCTGTCGGCCAAGTTCCTGTTCGATGATCACATCCGATGTATGGCAGCGAAGCAACGGCTTACGAAAGGGCGTAGCAAAGCACGCCagaagaaaatgtttcaaatcgCCCAGCTGCTCGAAATTCCTGGTCAGCTGAGTGAGTCGGCGTTTCCCTCGCTTACGGGTGGTGCAACTGCTGGACCAGGATTGCGTCACGGTGGCAGTGGACGACGTCAAACAGGCGAGCACAGGCCACTGttttccaccagcaaccgTGTGCCAGGTGTTGCAGCCGCTTTGCGCCGAGACAGTATGCCCTCCGGAAGCGTCGTTAGTCGTGTACAGATCAGTGCGAGTCGCTCAACCGAAGG cGAACCGACCGGTGCACGACGGAAGTTAGTAGTATCCGGAGCAGCACGTCGCGAAAGCAGCCAACCTATTGGCGTCTCTTCCAGCGCAATGAAATCGCGCGAATGTTCACGCAATCGCTCCGGAactccccggtcccgggaatcGAGTCCTCGCATTCCGAGACCTCGATCGGAAGAGATTCCTCTGGAAGATTTTCGTCGTTCGCAAAACTCCAGTCCTGTGTCACGCGGTTCCTCCAATAATGCTTCGCGTGCGCACACTCCGTCACGCCTCACGATGGAACCGCTGAGCGTGGCCACCGTaagtggcagtggtggtggtggtcttggCATTACGAACGCAAATGGCAGTGGTAACATCCTTACCGTAACCCTTAAGGATCAGCAGATTCCCATCTCTTTTCCGGTggctagtgctgctgctggtgttagTGGAGcgacagcaccagcaacagggTCCACCGCCCTTCCAACCTCGACTGCGGTTCCGCCGGAGGAACTAAGCCCGACGTCGGAAGAAACGTCGTTTATTGCGAACGAGGAGCGACAAAAGAAGCGTGGTGTAGTCGAAACTGTGTAA
- the LOC131208530 gene encoding protein CLEC16A homolog isoform X2, with protein MFRSRSWFGGGWNRPKNRLSLDHLKYLYSVLERNTTVSESNRGLLVESLRSIAEILIWGDQNDSSVFDFFLEKNMLSYFLHIMRQKSGGSSFVCVQLLQTLNILFENIRNETSLYYLLSNNLVNSIIVHKFDFSDEDVMGYYILFLKTLSLKLNTHTIHFFYNEHTNDFPLYTEAIKFFNHPESMVRIAVRTITLNVYRVQNPNMLQFIRDKTAAPYFSNLVWFIGKHILELDACVRNDIDHQSQHRLANLVAEHLDHLHYLNDILCLDIADLNAVLTEHLLHKLFVPLYIFSLTPSPPISMAVVTRNLAAVLNKVVDIDIKEMNNPRVASVVALFLLSLVFLVITHRPLINALTWVILNADHTVFKEGAAQVLNAYIDNREVVALGFGQPVESLEEALESTVATGSSYGAEHAGDETNPKSPKSSSSSSGNSDSPSPPTLSEEIEKVNITDEEKEKLLLNAYRTPETNRPFLDMVLSSLECVENDYHALLALCLLYALANNKGVNSEWLEIVLNRSSPVNRTQYNVILIEKLLQIVNISSQPSCRIRLVTTELGLKLLAQIIGAGEDSSAVPEEYRLALNQARNQAMNVLKNFYKSEDIFLDLFEDEYNEMLKSTLNVEFLCNDSAILLPPTGTPLTGISFTRRLPCGEVEKARRAIRVFFLLRRMCQTITDERETLLPLTNSAQCVQLDNALDLNNSDLIACTVVMRDGTKYRRFLVMDILQLILVEPDSKRLGWGVAKFVGFLQDVEVNGDKEDSRSLHLTIHRGGATNNRTPILSAKFLFDDHIRCMAAKQRLTKGRSKARQKKMFQIAQLLEIPGQLSESAFPSLTGGATAGPGLRHGGSGRRQTGEHRPLFSTSNRVPGVAAALRRDSMPSGSVVSRVQISASRSTEGPRSEEIPLEDFRRSQNSSPVSRGSSNNASRAHTPSRLTMEPLSVATVSGSGGGGLGITNANGSGNILTVTLKDQQIPISFPVASAAAGVSGATAPATGSTALPTSTAVPPEELSPTSEETSFIANEERQKKRGVVETV; from the exons ATGTTTCGCAGCCGTAGTtggttcggtggtggttggaACCGTCCCAAGAACCGTCTGTCGCTCGATCACCTAAAATATCTGTACAGCGTGCTGGAACGTAATACGACCGTCTCGGAGAGCAATCGTGGTCTGCTGGTGGAATCGTTGCGTTCGATTGCGGAAATTCTCATCTGGGGCGATCAGAATGATTCGTCCGTGTTCGA CTTCTTCCTGGAGAAGAACATGCTCTCGTACTTCCTGCATATCATGCGCCAGAAAAGCGGAGGTTCCAGCTTCGTTTGCGTACAGCTCCTGCAAACGCTAAACATTCTGTTCGAAAACATACGAAACGAAACCTCTCTCT ATTATTTGCTCAGCAATAATTTGGTCAACTCGATCATCGTCCACAAGTTTGACTTCTCCGACGAGGACGTGATGGGTTACTATATTCTGTTCCTGAAAACACTCAGCCTCAAGCTGAACACGCACACGATACACTTCTTCTACAACGAGCACACGAACGATTTTCCGCTTTACACGGAAGCGATCAAATTCTTCAACCACCCCGAGTCGATGGTTCGTATCGCGGTGCGTACGATCACACTGAACGTCTATCGGGTGCAGAATCCGAACATGCTGCAGTTCATACGGGACAAAACGGCCGCCCCGTACTTCAGCAATCTCGTTTGGTTCATTGGCAAGCACATCCTCGAGCTCGATGCGTGCGTACGAAATGACATTGA CCACCAATCGCAGCACCGACTGGCGAATCTCGTGGCGGAACACTTGGATCATCTTCACTACCTGAACGACATTCTCTGTCTCGATATTGCCGACCTGAATGCGGTGCTGACCGAGCATCTCCTGCACAAGCTGTTCGTGCCGTTGTACATATTCTCGCTcacaccatcgccaccgattTCGATGGCCGTCGTGACGCGTAATTTGGCGGCCGTCCTCAACAAGGTAGTCGATATTGACATCAAGGAGATGAACAATCCGCGTGTTGCCAGCGTCGTGGCACTGTTTCTGCTGTCCCTCGTCTTTCTGGTGATCACGCACCGCCCGCTGATCAATGCGCTCACGTGGGTCATCTTGAATGCCGATCACACCGTGTTCAAAGAAGGGGCCGCACAGGTGTTGAACGCTTACATCGATAACCGGGAGGTAGTGGCGCTCGGGTTCGGTCAACCGGTTGAAAGTTTGGAGGAAGCGCTAGAAAGTACAGTGGCGACGGGTTCAAGTTACGGAGCTGAACATGCGGGCGACGAAACGAATCCGAAAAGCCCAaaaagtagcagcagcagtagcggcaACAGTG ATTCCCCTAGTCCACCGACACTTTCCGAGGAGATCGAGAAGGTCAACATAACCGATGAGGAGAAGGAAAAGTTGCTGCTCAATGCGTACCGCACACCGGAGACGAATCGTCCCTTCCTCGACATGGTTCTATCGTCATTGGAGTGCGTCGAAAATGACTATCACGCACTGCTGGCGCTGTGTTTGCTGTACGCGTTGGCCAACAATAAAG GTGTGAATTCCGAATGGCTGGAGATCGTGTTAAACCGTTCGTCGCCCGTTAACCGCACGCAGTACAATGTGATACTGATCGAGAAGTTGTTGCAGATCGTCAATATTTCCAGTCAACCAT CGTGTCGGATACGTTTGGTAACAACGGAACTAGGGCTGAAGCTTCTCGCGCAGATTATCGGGGCTGGCGAAGATTCGAGTGCTGTCCCGGAGGAATACCGACTGGCACTGAATCAGGCGCGCAATCAAGCGATGAATGTGTTGAAAAACTTCTACAAATCCGAAGACATATTTCTGGACCTATTCGAGGATGA GTACAACGAGATGCTAAAATCGACGTTGAATGTGGAATTTCTTTGCAACGATTCCGCCATCCTGCTACCACCAACCGGAACACCCCTGACGGGGATCAGTTTCACGCGCCGGCTACCGTGTGGTGAGGTGGAAAAGGCTCGCCGTGCCATTCGTGTGTTCTTTCTGCTGCGACGCATGTGTCAGACGATTACCGACGAGCGGGAAACACTTCTTCCTCTAACCAATTCGGCTCAGTGTGTTCAGTTAGATAATGCACTCGATCTGA ATAATAGCGATCTGATCGCTTGCACCGTGGTGATGCGTGACGGAACCAAGTACCGTCGGTTTCTGGTGATGGATATTCTGCAGCTGATACTGGTCGAGCCGGACAGTAAACGGTTAGGTTGGGGTGTGGCCAAGTTCGTTGGCTTCTTGCAGGACGTTGAGGTGAACGGCGACAAGGAGGATTCGCGAAGTCTGCATTTGACCATCCACCGGGGAGGGGCCACCAATAACCGGACACCCATTCTGTCGGCCAAGTTCCTGTTCGATGATCACATCCGATGTATGGCAGCGAAGCAACGGCTTACGAAAGGGCGTAGCAAAGCACGCCagaagaaaatgtttcaaatcgCCCAGCTGCTCGAAATTCCTGGTCAGCTGAGTGAGTCGGCGTTTCCCTCGCTTACGGGTGGTGCAACTGCTGGACCAGGATTGCGTCACGGTGGCAGTGGACGACGTCAAACAGGCGAGCACAGGCCACTGttttccaccagcaaccgTGTGCCAGGTGTTGCAGCCGCTTTGCGCCGAGACAGTATGCCCTCCGGAAGCGTCGTTAGTCGTGTACAGATCAGTGCGAGTCGCTCAACCGAAGG ACCTCGATCGGAAGAGATTCCTCTGGAAGATTTTCGTCGTTCGCAAAACTCCAGTCCTGTGTCACGCGGTTCCTCCAATAATGCTTCGCGTGCGCACACTCCGTCACGCCTCACGATGGAACCGCTGAGCGTGGCCACCGTaagtggcagtggtggtggtggtcttggCATTACGAACGCAAATGGCAGTGGTAACATCCTTACCGTAACCCTTAAGGATCAGCAGATTCCCATCTCTTTTCCGGTggctagtgctgctgctggtgttagTGGAGcgacagcaccagcaacagggTCCACCGCCCTTCCAACCTCGACTGCGGTTCCGCCGGAGGAACTAAGCCCGACGTCGGAAGAAACGTCGTTTATTGCGAACGAGGAGCGACAAAAGAAGCGTGGTGTAGTCGAAACTGTGTAA
- the LOC131208758 gene encoding uncharacterized protein LOC131208758: protein MQQPPATTTVMATGGQGGVATTTTTTTGGLSHHHQQTPSGNGGGGCCSSIPPPILFLFLTLLMTSSATAMLCAAIMTDHWEHVSWDRSSLDRISNETAIELHWYLDGRAAKIPLKGKGKSQTVGLPNVHHKPHHHVPGPTTLRPPAVTDDRAGVFLVPMNGGIWTLCIDLTADDIRTMSKDGFPQVEQCVNYLAGTMESAQGNDEDARADWQHSESQASLHPHLRMQNLSISCSLVCLIILGSAALVGAFGVCQRQISAVLVTGVMYLLAALFALFTLMIIHFKRQQGRPLLDSDFDGTIDGVVAIKGTARAASKFLGARIFVTAWSLELGWGGVVLCTFTSFLWILLSKIMRFNPLSAMI from the exons ATGCAGCAACCGCCGGCCACTACCACTGTGATGGCCACAGGGGGCCAGGGTGGGGtagcgaccaccaccaccaccaccacaggcgGACTcagccaccatcaccagcaaaCGCCATCCGgtaacggtggcggcggttgctGTTCCTCGATACCGCCACCGATACTGTTCCTCTTTCTCACGCTGCTCATGACCTCGAGCGCGACCGCCATGCTTTGTGCCGCCATCATGACCGACCACTGGGAGCACGTGTCCTGGGACCGCAGCAGCCTGGACCGGATCAGCAACGAGACCGCCATCGAGCTGCACTGGTACCTCGACGGTCGGGCTGCCAAGATTCCGCTAAAAGGGAAAGGTAAGAGccaaac AGTAGGGTTGCCAAATGTGCACCACAAACCGCACCACCATGTGCCGGGACCAACCACGCTCCGACCGCCGGCCGTCACGGATGACCGTGCCGGCGTATTTCTGGTGCCGATGAACGGTGGCATCTGGACGCTTTGCATCGATCTGACGGCGGACGACATACGCACCATGTCGAAGGATGGCTTCCCGCAGGTTGAACAGTGCGTCAACTATCTGGCCGGCACGATGGAGAGCGCCCAGGGCAACGACGAGGACGCCAGGGCCGATTGGCAACACAGTGAGTCCCAGGCCTCCTTACATCCGCATTTAA GAATGCAGAACCTGTCGATATCCTGCTCGCTGGTGTGTCTCATCATACTCGGCAGTGCGGCACTGGTGGGTGCTTTCGGCGTCTGCCAGCGGCAGATCAGTGCGGTGCTGGTGACCGGTGTGATGTACCTGTTAGCTG CCCTCTTTGCGCTTTTCACGCTGATGATAATACACTTCAAGCGACAACAGGGACGGCCGCTGCTCGACAGCGACTTCGATGGGACCATCGACGGTGTGGTGGCGATCAAGGGGACGGCACGGGCGGCATCGAAGTTTCTGGGCGCACGCATCTTCGTCACCGCCTGGAGCCTGGAGCTCGGCTGGGGCGGTGTCGTCCTGTGCACCTTCACCTCGTTCCTGTGGATTCTGCTGTCGAAGATTATGCGCTTCAACCCGTTGTCGgcgatgatttga